Proteins encoded together in one Petrotoga sibirica DSM 13575 window:
- the hpf gene encoding ribosome hibernation-promoting factor, HPF/YfiA family has translation MEYKVYTKEVELTEALENYIEKRMSKPDHLLKKHPDIVSPSDVRITKERGMYKVEITTHIKALNKIIKVEERSNDLYEAIDKVTDSFERKIRELKNRLQEQSRTDKKVRMEIEQNFLNANINDLNFNDESKTESEEKPNAPKIVRTKNFDLTLMNVEEAMLQMQLLGHSFFVFRNPENDAISVLYERKDGDLGLIEFNE, from the coding sequence ATGGAGTATAAAGTTTATACAAAGGAAGTAGAACTCACAGAAGCTTTAGAGAATTATATCGAAAAAAGGATGAGTAAACCAGACCATCTTCTTAAAAAACATCCTGATATCGTCTCTCCTTCTGACGTCAGAATCACAAAAGAGAGAGGCATGTACAAAGTTGAAATAACTACCCACATTAAAGCTTTAAACAAGATCATAAAAGTAGAAGAAAGAAGCAACGATCTTTATGAAGCTATAGATAAGGTAACTGATTCTTTCGAAAGAAAAATCAGAGAGCTAAAAAATCGTTTGCAAGAACAAAGTAGAACAGATAAAAAAGTGCGTATGGAAATAGAACAAAACTTCCTAAATGCCAACATCAATGATCTTAATTTCAATGATGAAAGTAAAACAGAGAGTGAAGAAAAACCAAATGCCCCTAAAATCGTGAGAACAAAAAATTTTGACTTAACTCTTATGAATGTGGAAGAAGCAATGTTACAAATGCAACTTTTGGGACATTCATTTTTCGTTTTCAGAAACCCAGAAAATGACGCTATCAGTGTGCTTTACGAAAGAAAAGATGGAGATTTAGGGCTCATAGAATTCAATGAATAA
- the priA gene encoding replication restart helicase PriA, translated as MYYYEVIPIGQMVFNGFTYKSDKKLEIGQRVIVDLRGKFLSGLIYKETESTEFNKIKEIAFPLDNKSFLNESHIKLMEKVSSKFMAPIGEVARLFFPPVSSDIYKLRIIPKRSFSPIQKPIFYKQFLKSFNNPSKANKQLREYLDSNLIEIELYRKEFTKKIDKFVSLKMDLKETWKFNVSKSAREVINYLSLNGETLESDLYSQGIVKKGSTVLNTLWKKGIIDLSESSTSCEENIEVSLNEEQRQAVESIQVNPDKPHLLYGVTGSGKTEVFFEVAKPILKNGGKVLLLVPEISLTSELMNRLKKRFANYNTAFYHSGLTSSERVQTWYKAANGELDLVIGTRSAIFIPMKDLKMIIIDEEHDQSYYQIENVSYDAIDTACFRKELEDIQLILSSATPRMVDLYMAKTNSFYLEKIKTRYFTEMPEVQIVDMKKDEKYNWIFSKKVVENIEISLKKNKKIIVFTPTRGYANYVICSDCGYIFKCDECDVSLTFHKKDRKLSCHYCGKESELPNFCPKCGGFKLQSRGFGTERVLTELAKMFPSQPLVRVDRTVIKTFKDLKNTFNFIKEPGKKIIVGTKMITKGLDIQDLDLVVILDADRYINFPDYNAQESTASLLMQVAGRSGRKEKGKVIIQSFQPESNIYKSLIDHNFDLIAENDLELRKIYGYPPFVTLFLILVNNPSVDKAKAKANEIVEELDRIENQDDFEILGPVVPIISKLRGNYRYQIIIKSKQKNHEFLFSTLKTYYRDIKIYVNPPTTLV; from the coding sequence ATGTATTATTATGAAGTTATTCCCATAGGGCAAATGGTTTTTAATGGGTTTACCTACAAAAGTGACAAAAAATTAGAGATAGGTCAAAGGGTTATCGTTGATTTAAGAGGTAAATTCCTTTCTGGACTAATTTACAAAGAAACTGAAAGTACTGAATTCAACAAAATAAAAGAGATCGCGTTTCCATTGGATAATAAGAGTTTTTTAAATGAAAGTCACATCAAACTTATGGAAAAGGTAAGCTCCAAATTTATGGCACCTATTGGAGAAGTTGCAAGATTGTTTTTTCCTCCTGTTTCCTCAGATATATATAAACTGAGAATTATACCAAAAAGGTCTTTTTCCCCAATTCAAAAACCTATTTTTTATAAACAATTTTTAAAATCTTTTAATAACCCTTCAAAAGCCAACAAGCAGTTAAGGGAATATTTAGATTCGAATTTAATTGAGATAGAACTATATAGAAAAGAATTCACAAAAAAAATAGATAAGTTTGTTAGTTTAAAAATGGACTTAAAAGAGACATGGAAGTTCAATGTATCAAAATCTGCTAGAGAGGTAATAAACTATCTCTCCTTAAACGGTGAGACCTTAGAAAGCGATCTATACTCACAAGGTATTGTGAAAAAAGGTTCCACAGTTTTGAATACATTATGGAAAAAAGGTATAATAGACTTATCAGAAAGTTCAACATCTTGTGAAGAAAATATAGAAGTTTCTTTAAATGAAGAACAGAGACAAGCAGTTGAATCAATACAGGTAAATCCTGACAAACCTCATTTATTGTACGGAGTTACAGGTAGCGGTAAAACGGAAGTATTTTTCGAAGTGGCTAAGCCTATTTTGAAAAATGGTGGAAAAGTACTTCTTTTGGTTCCAGAAATTTCCTTAACCTCAGAGCTAATGAACAGGTTAAAAAAACGGTTCGCTAATTACAATACTGCATTTTACCATTCTGGGCTTACAAGTAGTGAAAGAGTACAGACATGGTATAAAGCAGCAAATGGTGAATTGGACTTAGTCATAGGGACAAGAAGTGCCATCTTTATACCCATGAAAGATTTGAAAATGATAATAATCGATGAAGAACATGATCAATCTTACTATCAGATAGAAAACGTTAGTTACGATGCGATAGATACAGCCTGTTTTAGAAAAGAGTTAGAAGATATTCAACTAATACTTTCATCAGCTACCCCACGGATGGTTGATCTATACATGGCGAAAACGAACTCTTTTTATCTTGAAAAAATAAAAACAAGATACTTCACGGAAATGCCTGAGGTACAGATAGTTGATATGAAAAAGGATGAAAAATACAACTGGATATTCAGTAAAAAGGTAGTAGAAAATATAGAAATCTCTTTGAAAAAAAATAAAAAAATAATTGTTTTTACACCAACGAGAGGTTATGCCAATTACGTAATTTGCAGCGATTGTGGATATATATTTAAATGTGATGAGTGCGATGTTTCATTAACTTTTCATAAAAAAGACAGAAAATTAAGTTGCCATTACTGTGGGAAAGAAAGTGAATTACCAAATTTTTGCCCGAAATGCGGAGGGTTTAAACTACAATCCAGAGGTTTTGGAACTGAACGAGTTTTGACTGAATTAGCTAAAATGTTCCCTTCACAACCCTTGGTAAGAGTAGATAGAACGGTTATAAAAACATTTAAAGACCTAAAAAACACTTTTAATTTCATTAAAGAACCCGGGAAAAAAATCATTGTTGGAACTAAGATGATCACTAAAGGTTTAGATATTCAAGATTTGGATTTAGTAGTCATTCTTGATGCTGATAGATATATCAACTTCCCTGACTACAATGCTCAGGAAAGTACAGCCTCATTGCTTATGCAGGTTGCTGGGAGATCTGGCAGAAAAGAAAAAGGCAAAGTTATCATTCAAAGTTTTCAACCAGAAAGTAATATTTATAAATCTTTAATTGATCATAATTTTGATCTGATTGCAGAGAATGATCTTGAACTAAGAAAAATATACGGATATCCTCCATTCGTGACCTTGTTTTTGATTTTAGTGAACAACCCTTCTGTTGATAAAGCAAAAGCTAAAGCGAATGAAATTGTCGAAGAGTTGGATAGAATTGAAAATCAGGATGATTTTGAAATATTAGGCCCGGTTGTGCCTATCATTTCCAAATTAAGGGGAAATTACAGGTATCAAATCATTATAAAAAGCAAACAGAAAAATCATGAGTTTTTATTCTCAACGCTTAAAACATATTACAGAGATATCAAAATTTATGTTAATCCTCCCACTACATTAGTATAA
- a CDS encoding alpha-amylase family glycosyl hydrolase, with protein MKQLVFLITIIFSVVVSFSVNTSFLYSKEATSVYLVASFNDFEPVPMEKSFTGLWRYNVNLEPGEYLYKFIVDGKRTIDFQNDKITAYSGEIFNVRTVQEAYVFSKVGDGKVKNFYFDNQRRYINPVQKGEIYLSIEFEKNDVEDVELQANASSVQKSVIEFNNTILYRFHIFTESEVLKYRFLIYDGEEIIYGFNRSEEFFEFDFNHPIISYFDIPEWSKGRIYYQIFPDRFRNGDSSNDPKGTYSWNGPHNRNSLSFGFYGGDLQGVIDSIDYFKYLGVEAIYFNPIFEAETPHKYDTTDYLRIDDSFGNDEVFSNILKVLHESDIKVILDGVFNHTGTEFFAMKENFLKQEKSDYLDWYYIKSFPIKKSTESYEGWHGYADLPQLNNENPEVRAYINQVIGKWMSFGIDGWRMDAVDQLPEAYWSALYENIKNIDQEALVVGEFWRDATSYFEDPSFDSVMNYIFRDAAIAYAKGGKSINFVNTTNAYIHKYPPQVLHGLWNLLGSHDTERILTAFGEDTERMKLAVVLQMTFIGSPLIYYGDEIGMTGTTDPFCRVPFYWDDNKWNMEILELYSQLAELRKKSNALRKGDYTVLYADESVLIYERRYQSENIIIALNSKDSQIEIEYDLYGNYIDIFTGKSFDTIEKMPGKSFLVLVSE; from the coding sequence ATGAAACAATTAGTTTTCCTTATAACGATAATTTTTTCTGTTGTTGTTTCTTTTTCAGTAAATACTTCTTTTTTATACTCAAAAGAAGCTACTTCTGTTTATTTAGTTGCGAGTTTTAACGACTTTGAACCGGTACCGATGGAAAAAAGCTTCACAGGCCTGTGGCGTTATAACGTTAATTTAGAGCCTGGTGAATACCTCTATAAATTCATCGTAGATGGTAAAAGAACGATAGATTTTCAAAACGATAAGATAACAGCATATAGCGGAGAAATCTTCAATGTACGTACCGTTCAAGAGGCATATGTTTTTTCAAAAGTTGGGGATGGAAAAGTTAAAAACTTTTATTTCGATAACCAAAGAAGATACATAAATCCAGTACAAAAGGGAGAAATATATCTTTCAATAGAATTCGAAAAAAATGATGTTGAAGACGTTGAACTACAGGCTAACGCCTCATCCGTACAAAAGTCCGTAATAGAATTCAATAATACCATTCTTTATAGGTTTCACATATTTACAGAATCAGAAGTTTTAAAGTATCGATTTTTAATTTACGATGGGGAAGAAATAATATACGGTTTCAACAGATCTGAAGAATTTTTTGAATTCGACTTTAACCATCCTATAATTTCATATTTTGATATACCCGAGTGGTCAAAAGGAAGGATCTATTATCAAATATTTCCTGATAGGTTCAGAAATGGTGATTCTTCAAATGATCCTAAAGGAACATACAGTTGGAATGGTCCACACAACAGAAATTCTCTTTCTTTTGGTTTTTATGGTGGGGATCTTCAAGGAGTCATTGACTCAATTGATTATTTTAAATATTTAGGAGTGGAAGCAATCTATTTCAATCCCATTTTTGAAGCCGAGACTCCTCATAAATACGATACAACTGATTATCTAAGAATTGATGATTCTTTTGGTAATGATGAGGTCTTTTCTAATATATTGAAAGTATTACATGAATCAGATATCAAAGTAATATTAGATGGTGTCTTTAATCACACCGGAACTGAATTTTTCGCTATGAAAGAAAACTTTCTCAAACAAGAAAAATCCGATTATTTGGATTGGTATTATATTAAGTCATTTCCTATCAAAAAATCGACAGAAAGTTACGAAGGTTGGCATGGATACGCTGATCTCCCTCAATTAAACAACGAAAATCCCGAGGTAAGGGCATACATAAATCAGGTAATTGGTAAATGGATGAGTTTTGGTATAGATGGATGGCGAATGGATGCGGTTGATCAACTTCCTGAAGCTTATTGGTCAGCTCTTTACGAGAATATTAAAAATATAGACCAAGAAGCTTTAGTTGTGGGAGAATTTTGGAGAGATGCCACTTCTTATTTTGAAGATCCAAGCTTCGACTCGGTTATGAATTACATCTTCAGAGATGCAGCTATTGCTTATGCTAAAGGTGGAAAGTCTATTAATTTTGTTAATACCACCAATGCATATATACACAAATATCCGCCACAAGTACTGCATGGGTTGTGGAACCTTTTAGGTTCACATGATACAGAAAGAATTCTAACCGCCTTCGGTGAGGATACGGAGCGAATGAAATTAGCTGTTGTTCTTCAAATGACGTTTATCGGCTCTCCTCTAATATATTATGGTGATGAGATAGGCATGACAGGGACCACAGATCCATTCTGCAGGGTTCCATTTTACTGGGATGATAACAAATGGAATATGGAAATTTTAGAATTATATTCTCAGCTCGCCGAATTAAGAAAAAAAAGTAATGCCTTGAGAAAAGGTGATTATACAGTACTGTATGCCGATGAAAGTGTTCTAATTTATGAAAGACGATATCAATCAGAGAACATTATAATTGCACTAAATTCTAAAGATTCTCAAATTGAAATCGAGTATGACTTGTACGGAAATTACATAGATATTTTCACTGGGAAAAGCTTCGATACTATAGAGAAAATGCCAGGTAAAAGTTTTCTTGTACTTGTTAGTGAATAA
- a CDS encoding Mrp/NBP35 family ATP-binding protein gives MANLKERKEKVSQKLENIDNVIMVMSGKGGVGKTTVAVNLAVALALEGRKVGLLDVDLHGPDVVRMLGGREAKISAVGEEILPPQVHGIKVISISQFLDNDNDAVIWRGPLKTGAIMQFIGDVAWGELDYLIIDAPPGTGDEPLTVFQNVEKIKGALIVTSPSVVSQDDVERAINFVKKMNKQIIGIVENMSYFICPNCKTKHFIFGEGGGRVLAEKYNLELLAQIPLDSTVRENMDAGKPVAYFGTPEVTSSYVNLGKKVIEKVETVR, from the coding sequence ATGGCTAACTTAAAGGAAAGAAAAGAGAAGGTCTCTCAAAAGCTTGAAAATATCGATAACGTTATTATGGTTATGAGCGGTAAAGGAGGAGTTGGGAAAACTACCGTCGCAGTGAATTTAGCGGTAGCTTTGGCTCTAGAGGGTAGAAAAGTAGGCCTTTTAGATGTTGATTTACATGGTCCGGATGTAGTAAGAATGTTGGGAGGTAGGGAGGCTAAAATTTCTGCAGTTGGGGAGGAAATACTTCCTCCCCAAGTACACGGAATAAAGGTTATTTCTATTTCCCAATTTCTGGATAACGATAATGATGCTGTTATCTGGAGAGGCCCTTTAAAAACAGGCGCTATAATGCAATTTATTGGTGATGTTGCTTGGGGTGAATTGGACTATCTTATTATTGATGCACCCCCAGGTACCGGAGATGAACCTCTAACGGTTTTTCAAAACGTGGAAAAGATTAAGGGTGCTTTGATTGTAACTTCTCCCTCTGTCGTTTCGCAAGACGACGTGGAGAGGGCTATTAATTTTGTGAAAAAAATGAACAAACAAATTATCGGGATAGTTGAAAATATGTCATATTTTATCTGTCCAAATTGTAAGACTAAACACTTCATTTTTGGTGAAGGTGGAGGAAGAGTTTTAGCCGAAAAATACAATTTAGAATTACTTGCACAAATTCCTTTGGATTCGACTGTCAGGGAAAACATGGATGCTGGTAAACCCGTTGCTTACTTCGGAACCCCTGAAGTAACTAGCTCTTACGTTAATTTGGGCAAGAAGGTAATAGAAAAAGTAGAAACGGTTCGTTAA